In Kitasatospora sp. NA04385, a single genomic region encodes these proteins:
- the lipB gene encoding lipoyl(octanoyl) transferase LipB: MVSENVRFVRMGIGERTVPYQEAWAEQQRLHALRVADEIPDTVLLLEHDPVYTMGKRTNPEDLPLDGTPVVEVNRGGEITWHGPGQLVGYPIVKLPDPIDVVAYVRRLEEALIRACTEFGVGTTRIEGRSGVWKLGAEIPGAVVDPAQVVEIGKLTLRMGLPLGIDPRLAGPEYAPSNAGQRGDDRKLAAIGVRVARGVTMHGFALNCDPDMTYFDKIVPCGIRDAGVASLSGELARPFPVGAAVDVVERKLAEVFAELPEPAVAGG; the protein is encoded by the coding sequence GTGGTGAGCGAGAACGTGCGGTTCGTGCGGATGGGGATCGGCGAGCGGACCGTCCCCTACCAGGAGGCATGGGCGGAGCAGCAGCGGCTGCACGCGCTGCGGGTCGCGGACGAGATCCCGGACACCGTGCTGCTGCTGGAGCACGACCCGGTGTACACGATGGGCAAGCGCACCAACCCGGAGGACCTGCCGCTGGACGGCACCCCCGTGGTGGAGGTCAACCGGGGCGGCGAGATCACCTGGCACGGCCCCGGCCAGCTGGTCGGCTACCCGATCGTGAAGCTGCCGGACCCGATCGACGTGGTGGCGTACGTGCGGCGGCTGGAGGAGGCGCTGATCCGGGCCTGCACCGAGTTCGGGGTGGGGACCACCCGGATCGAGGGCCGCAGCGGGGTGTGGAAGCTGGGCGCGGAGATCCCCGGCGCGGTGGTCGACCCCGCGCAGGTGGTGGAGATCGGCAAGCTGACCCTGCGGATGGGCCTGCCGCTGGGCATCGACCCGCGGCTGGCCGGCCCCGAGTACGCGCCGTCCAACGCGGGCCAGCGCGGCGACGACCGCAAGCTGGCGGCGATCGGCGTGCGGGTGGCCCGCGGCGTGACCATGCACGGCTTCGCGCTGAACTGCGACCCGGACATGACGTACTTCGACAAGATCGTCCCGTGCGGCATCCGGGACGCCGGGGTGGCCTCGCTGAGCGGCGAGCTGGCCCGGCCGTTCCCGGTGGGGGCCGCGGTGGACGTGGTGGAACGGAAGCTGGCCGAGGTGTTCGCCGAGCTGCCCGAACCGGCGGTCGCGGGCGGCTGA
- the lipA gene encoding lipoyl synthase, which translates to MSAVAPDGRKLLRLEVRNSETPIERKPEWIKTRAKMGPEYNALQSLVKKEGLHTVCQEAGCPNIFECWEDREATFLIGGDQCTRRCDFCQIDTGKPAEFDRDEPRRVAESIVTMDLNYATITGVARDDLADGGAWLYAETVRQVHAMTAAREAGRTGVELLIPDFNAVPEQLAEVFSSRPEVLAHNVETVPRIFKRIRPAFRYERSLDVITQARAAGLVTKSNLILGMGETREEVSEALSDLVDAGCELITITQYLRPSLRHHPVERWVKPQEFVELQQEAEELGFAGVMSGPLVRSSYRAGRLYRQALEHRERAAAV; encoded by the coding sequence GTGTCCGCTGTCGCACCCGACGGCAGGAAGCTCCTCCGGCTGGAGGTCCGCAACAGCGAGACCCCCATCGAGCGGAAGCCCGAGTGGATCAAGACCAGGGCGAAGATGGGGCCGGAGTACAACGCCCTGCAGTCCCTGGTGAAGAAGGAGGGGCTGCACACGGTCTGCCAGGAGGCCGGCTGTCCCAACATCTTCGAGTGCTGGGAGGACCGCGAGGCGACCTTCCTGATCGGCGGCGACCAGTGCACCCGCCGCTGCGACTTCTGCCAGATCGACACCGGCAAGCCCGCCGAGTTCGACCGGGACGAGCCGCGCCGGGTCGCCGAGTCCATCGTCACGATGGACCTGAACTACGCCACCATCACCGGTGTCGCCCGTGACGACCTGGCGGACGGCGGCGCGTGGCTGTACGCCGAGACCGTCCGGCAGGTGCACGCGATGACCGCCGCCCGCGAGGCCGGGCGGACGGGCGTCGAGCTGCTGATCCCGGACTTCAACGCCGTCCCGGAGCAGCTGGCCGAGGTCTTCTCCTCCCGCCCCGAGGTGCTGGCGCACAACGTGGAGACGGTGCCGCGGATCTTCAAGCGGATCCGCCCCGCGTTCCGCTACGAGCGCTCGCTGGACGTGATCACCCAGGCCCGGGCGGCCGGGCTGGTCACCAAGTCCAACCTGATCCTGGGCATGGGCGAGACCCGCGAGGAGGTCAGCGAGGCGCTGTCCGACCTGGTGGACGCCGGCTGCGAGCTGATCACCATCACCCAGTACCTGCGGCCCTCGCTGCGCCACCACCCGGTGGAGCGCTGGGTGAAGCCGCAGGAGTTCGTCGAGCTCCAGCAGGAGGCCGAGGAACTGGGCTTCGCCGGGGTGATGTCCGGCCCGCTGGTCCGCTCCTCGTACCGGGCCGGGCGGCTGTACCGGCAGGCGCTGGAGCACCGCGAGCGGGCGGCCGCGGTCTGA
- a CDS encoding DUF4191 domain-containing protein: protein MARQKSDTPGRLAQIRQAYVMTKQVDTKIGLIIAGVGLLTFGVFLAIGFALDHPIYLGILGFVVAVLAVAIVFGRRAERAAFGQMEGQPGAVAAVLGNIRRGWSSNQTPVAVTRNQDAVYRAVGRAGIALIGEGNPNRVRPLLASEKKKMARVVGDIPVHDIMVGNGEGEIPLKKLQIHLMRLPRAISGAQVTETNDRLRALGDLLSKAPIPKGPMPKGARMPKGGMR, encoded by the coding sequence ATGGCGAGGCAAAAATCCGATACCCCTGGGCGGCTCGCACAGATCCGCCAGGCATATGTCATGACCAAGCAGGTCGACACCAAGATCGGCCTGATCATCGCCGGCGTCGGCCTGCTGACCTTCGGCGTGTTCCTCGCCATCGGCTTCGCACTGGACCACCCGATCTACCTGGGCATCCTCGGTTTCGTGGTGGCGGTGCTGGCGGTCGCGATCGTGTTCGGCCGGCGGGCCGAGCGGGCCGCGTTCGGGCAGATGGAGGGCCAGCCGGGCGCGGTCGCGGCGGTGCTGGGCAACATCCGGCGCGGCTGGAGCTCGAACCAGACCCCGGTGGCGGTCACCCGCAACCAGGACGCGGTCTACCGGGCGGTCGGCCGGGCCGGCATCGCGCTGATCGGCGAGGGCAACCCGAACCGGGTCCGGCCGCTGCTGGCGTCCGAGAAGAAGAAGATGGCCCGGGTGGTCGGCGACATCCCGGTGCACGACATCATGGTCGGCAACGGCGAGGGCGAGATCCCGCTCAAGAAGCTGCAGATCCACCTGATGCGCCTGCCCCGGGCGATCAGCGGCGCCCAGGTCACCGAGACCAACGACCGGCTGCGCGCGCTCGGCGACCTGCTCTCCAAGGCGCCGATCCCCAAGGGCCCGATGCCGAAGGGCGCCCGGATGCCCAAGGGCGGCATGCGCTGA
- a CDS encoding RDD family protein, with protein sequence MDTREALGSWIDGPKAAAEKMGADFGHRGERLGLPPTGPGSMAGPGRRIGALLVDGWLVSLVAYGLIAHGDRGVANLWTTPLFYVVTVLLMATTGTTVGKRLFGLRVVRLDGTRAGIPQVLLRTLLLCLIVPAAVWDRDTRGLHDKAVGTVEVRI encoded by the coding sequence GTGGACACCAGAGAAGCACTCGGATCGTGGATCGACGGCCCGAAGGCGGCCGCCGAGAAGATGGGCGCCGACTTCGGCCACCGCGGCGAGCGCCTCGGCCTCCCGCCGACCGGCCCCGGTTCGATGGCCGGCCCCGGCCGCCGGATCGGCGCGCTGCTCGTGGACGGCTGGCTGGTCAGCCTGGTCGCCTACGGCCTGATCGCGCACGGTGACCGCGGCGTCGCCAACCTGTGGACCACCCCGCTGTTCTACGTCGTGACGGTGCTGCTCATGGCCACCACCGGCACCACCGTCGGCAAGCGTCTGTTCGGCCTGCGGGTGGTCCGGCTGGACGGTACCCGGGCCGGCATCCCGCAGGTGCTGCTGCGCACCCTGCTGCTGTGCCTGATCGTCCCGGCCGCCGTCTGGGACCGCGACACCCGCGGCCTGCACGACAAGGCCGTCGGCACCGTCGAGGTCCGGATCTGA
- the glnA gene encoding type I glutamate--ammonia ligase — MFTNADEVKQYIADNDVKFVDVRFCDLPGVLQHFSVPAATFDPSETLMFDGSSIRGFQAIHESDMALVPDLATARLDPFRTEKHLNINFFIQDPITGEAYSRDPRNVARKAEAYLASSGIAETAYFGPEAEFYVFDSVRFETSANASYYHIDSVAGAWNSGSAEGDARGYKVKYKGGYFPVPPVDHFADLRAEMSLELAKAGLEVERQHHEVGTAGQAEINYKFNTLLHAADDLMLFKYIIKNVAWRAGKTATFMPKPIFGDNGSGMHVHQSLWTGGSPLFYDEQGYAGLSDTARYYIGGILKHAPSLLAFTNPSVNSYHRLVPGFEAPVNLVYSQRNRSAAIRIPITGSNAKAKRIEFRAPDPASNPYLAFSAMLMAGLDGIKNKIEPLEPVDKDLYELAPDEHAAVPQVPASLGAVLDALEADHEYLLAGGVFTADLIETWIDYKRTHEIAPIALRPHPHEFELYYDL, encoded by the coding sequence ATGTTCACCAACGCCGACGAGGTGAAGCAGTACATCGCGGACAACGACGTCAAGTTCGTCGATGTCCGGTTCTGCGACCTGCCGGGCGTGCTGCAGCACTTCTCGGTCCCGGCCGCCACCTTCGACCCGTCCGAGACCCTGATGTTCGACGGCTCCTCGATCCGCGGCTTCCAGGCCATCCACGAGTCCGACATGGCCCTGGTGCCCGACCTGGCCACCGCCCGGCTGGACCCGTTCCGCACCGAGAAGCACCTCAACATCAACTTCTTCATCCAGGACCCGATCACCGGCGAGGCCTACAGCCGCGACCCGCGCAACGTCGCCCGCAAGGCCGAGGCGTACCTGGCCTCCTCCGGCATCGCCGAGACCGCCTACTTCGGGCCCGAGGCCGAGTTCTACGTCTTCGACTCGGTGCGCTTCGAGACCTCCGCGAACGCCTCCTACTACCACATCGACTCGGTCGCGGGCGCCTGGAACAGCGGCTCCGCCGAGGGCGACGCGCGCGGCTACAAGGTCAAGTACAAGGGCGGCTACTTCCCCGTCCCGCCGGTCGACCACTTCGCCGACCTGCGCGCCGAGATGTCCCTCGAACTCGCCAAGGCCGGGCTGGAGGTCGAGCGCCAGCACCACGAGGTGGGCACCGCCGGGCAGGCCGAGATCAACTACAAGTTCAACACCCTGCTGCACGCCGCCGACGACCTGATGCTGTTCAAGTACATCATCAAGAACGTCGCCTGGCGGGCCGGCAAGACCGCCACCTTCATGCCCAAGCCGATCTTCGGCGACAACGGCTCCGGCATGCACGTCCACCAGTCGCTGTGGACCGGCGGCTCCCCGCTCTTCTACGACGAGCAGGGCTACGCGGGCCTGTCCGACACCGCCCGCTACTACATCGGCGGCATCCTCAAGCACGCCCCCTCGCTGCTGGCCTTCACCAACCCCTCGGTGAACTCCTACCACCGCCTGGTGCCCGGCTTCGAGGCCCCGGTCAACCTGGTCTACTCGCAGCGCAACCGCTCGGCCGCGATCCGCATCCCGATCACCGGCTCCAACGCCAAGGCCAAGCGCATCGAGTTCCGCGCCCCCGACCCGGCCTCCAACCCCTACCTGGCCTTCTCCGCCATGCTGATGGCCGGCCTCGACGGCATCAAGAACAAGATCGAGCCGCTGGAGCCCGTCGACAAGGACCTCTACGAGCTCGCCCCCGACGAGCACGCCGCCGTCCCCCAGGTCCCCGCCTCCCTCGGCGCCGTCCTCGACGCCCTGGAGGCCGACCACGAGTACCTGCTGGCCGGCGGCGTCTTCACCGCCGACCTGATCGAGACCTGGATCGACTACAAGCGCACCCACGAGATCGCCCCGATCGCCCTGCGCCCGCACCCGCACGAGTTCGAGCTCTACTACGACCTGTAG
- a CDS encoding sensor histidine kinase, translated as MRTGEGLLGRLAEGGRRPLVVDSSLAALYAAGSLVLGQETPAAPWQPMDALGRVLILLVSAALTVRRVAPVPVLAAVIALWLGYIGCGYWPVVNSPAVLLALYTVAAAHRTRTAAVCAAAVGVTWVVAGLLGGRYTPLPAVAVQAVAFPGVVAFLGRGAGVSAERSRRLAVLTDRLRAEQELRAERAVTEERVRIARELHDVVAHHMSVVSLQAGMASYVVEVDPVTAKGALEAIATTSREALEELRRLLALLRVGPEGEPEGAGEAAPYAPAPGLDRLEELVRRVRAAGVPTELRREGTPFRLPPGMDLCAYRVVQEALTNVLRHAGPAAAVVLVRYAARTLTVRITDDGNRSAPADSPSTGGHGLIGMHERAKIYRGTVSAGPRAGGGFEVELRLPAPHAAGGEPVGRPHP; from the coding sequence ATGCGAACGGGAGAGGGGCTGCTCGGCCGACTGGCGGAGGGCGGGCGCCGGCCGCTGGTGGTGGACTCGTCGCTCGCGGCGCTCTACGCGGCGGGCAGCCTGGTCCTCGGCCAGGAGACGCCGGCCGCCCCCTGGCAGCCGATGGACGCGCTCGGCCGGGTGCTGATCCTGCTGGTGAGCGCGGCGCTGACGGTGCGGCGGGTCGCCCCGGTGCCGGTGCTGGCGGCGGTGATCGCGCTGTGGCTCGGCTACATCGGCTGCGGCTACTGGCCGGTGGTCAACTCCCCCGCCGTGCTGCTGGCGCTGTACACCGTCGCCGCCGCGCACCGGACCCGGACCGCCGCGGTGTGCGCGGCGGCGGTCGGCGTGACCTGGGTGGTGGCCGGGCTGCTGGGCGGGCGGTACACCCCGCTCCCGGCGGTGGCCGTGCAGGCGGTGGCCTTCCCCGGGGTGGTCGCCTTCCTCGGACGGGGCGCCGGGGTCTCCGCCGAGCGCAGCCGCCGGCTGGCGGTGCTGACGGACCGGCTGCGGGCCGAGCAGGAGCTGCGGGCGGAGCGCGCGGTGACCGAGGAACGCGTCCGGATCGCACGGGAGTTGCACGACGTGGTGGCGCACCACATGTCGGTGGTCTCGCTGCAGGCGGGGATGGCGTCCTACGTGGTGGAGGTCGACCCGGTCACCGCGAAGGGCGCGCTGGAGGCGATCGCGACCACCAGCCGGGAGGCGCTGGAGGAGCTGCGGCGGCTGCTGGCCCTGCTGCGGGTGGGCCCGGAGGGAGAACCGGAGGGGGCCGGGGAGGCGGCCCCGTACGCGCCCGCCCCCGGGCTGGACCGGCTGGAGGAGCTGGTGCGGCGGGTCCGGGCGGCGGGCGTGCCGACCGAACTGCGCCGGGAGGGAACCCCGTTCCGGCTCCCGCCGGGGATGGACCTGTGCGCGTACCGGGTGGTCCAGGAGGCGCTGACCAACGTGCTGCGGCACGCCGGGCCCGCCGCCGCCGTGGTCCTGGTCCGCTACGCGGCGCGGACGCTGACGGTACGGATCACCGACGACGGCAACCGCTCCGCCCCGGCTGACTCGCCGTCAACCGGCGGACACGGCTTGATCGGTATGCATGAGCGCGCCAAGATCTACCGGGGGACGGTGAGCGCCGGGCCCCGGGCCGGGGGCGGCTTCGAGGTGGAGCTGCGCCTGCCGGCCCCGCACGCCGCGGGTGGCGAGCCGGTCGGCCGCCCGCACCCGTAG
- a CDS encoding response regulator transcription factor, protein MPAVLIADDHVLVRAGLGALLRAAPGLEVVGEACDGEDAVAQAAAARPDVVLMDIRMPGTDGIRATERILALPNVPPPRIIVLTTFDLDEYVYGALRAGASGFLLKETPPERLIAAIHTVAAGDMLFAPSVTRRLVEAYVPAPRPEREDPAALPNVTNREREVLRQVARGLSNAEIAAGLFLSEATVKTHLNRAMAKLGLSSRAQAVVFGYENGLVVPGRGDAPG, encoded by the coding sequence ATGCCCGCAGTGCTGATCGCGGACGACCACGTGCTCGTGCGCGCCGGACTGGGGGCGCTGCTGCGGGCGGCCCCCGGGCTGGAGGTGGTGGGCGAGGCCTGCGACGGGGAGGACGCCGTCGCGCAGGCCGCGGCCGCCCGCCCCGACGTGGTGCTGATGGACATCCGGATGCCCGGCACCGACGGCATCCGCGCCACCGAGCGGATCCTCGCCCTGCCGAACGTCCCGCCGCCGCGGATCATCGTGCTCACCACCTTCGACCTCGACGAGTACGTCTACGGGGCGCTGCGGGCGGGCGCGAGCGGCTTCCTGCTGAAGGAGACCCCGCCCGAGCGGCTGATCGCCGCGATCCACACGGTGGCCGCCGGGGACATGCTGTTCGCCCCGTCCGTCACCCGGCGCCTGGTCGAGGCGTACGTGCCCGCGCCGCGGCCCGAACGGGAGGACCCGGCGGCCCTGCCGAACGTCACCAACCGGGAGCGGGAGGTGCTGCGGCAGGTCGCCCGGGGGCTGTCCAACGCCGAGATCGCCGCCGGGCTGTTCCTGAGCGAGGCCACCGTCAAGACCCACCTCAACCGGGCGATGGCCAAGTTGGGGCTCTCCAGCCGCGCCCAGGCCGTGGTCTTCGGCTACGAGAACGGCCTGGTCGTCCCCGGACGCGGCGACGCCCCCGGGTAG
- a CDS encoding DoxX family protein, which produces MSPSAAHRTVETARPYLLGLTRAVTGLLFACHGAASLFGVLGGAKGGGTVEALSWPGWYAAVIQLVGGTLVLLGLGTRTAAVVCSGSMAYAYFSVHQEGGLLPIQNGGESAALFAWTFLLLAVTGPGALALDALLPARRRPAPAPAPATATA; this is translated from the coding sequence ATGTCCCCGTCCGCCGCCCACCGCACGGTCGAAACGGCCCGCCCCTACCTCCTCGGCCTGACCCGGGCGGTCACCGGCCTGCTCTTCGCCTGCCACGGCGCGGCCTCGCTGTTCGGGGTGCTCGGCGGCGCCAAGGGCGGCGGCACGGTGGAGGCCCTGTCCTGGCCGGGCTGGTACGCGGCCGTCATCCAGCTGGTCGGCGGCACCCTGGTCCTGCTCGGCCTCGGCACCCGCACCGCGGCCGTGGTCTGCTCCGGCTCGATGGCCTACGCGTACTTCTCCGTCCACCAGGAGGGCGGCCTGCTCCCGATCCAGAACGGCGGTGAGAGCGCCGCCCTCTTCGCCTGGACCTTCCTCCTGCTCGCCGTCACCGGCCCCGGCGCCCTCGCCCTCGACGCCCTCCTCCCGGCCCGTCGCCGCCCGGCCCCGGCCCCGGCCCCCGCCACCGCCACCGCCTGA
- a CDS encoding response regulator transcription factor — protein MTPIRILVADDQPLVRRGLCLILSPDPAFEVVGEAENGADAVELARRLRPDVVVMDIRMPVLDGVDATRELARVLPDCRVLALSTFDLDEYVVAALRAGACGFLPKDVSPEELAAAIRTVRTGEAVVAPRLLTRLISAYVRTPTAPAPAVARPAGAELTPRETEVWRLIATGLDNDVIAGALDLSRSTVKNHITSLFAKLDVRDRAQAVIAAYESGLVAAGSPGGA, from the coding sequence ATGACCCCGATCCGGATTCTGGTCGCCGACGACCAGCCGCTGGTGCGCCGCGGGCTCTGCCTCATCCTCTCGCCCGACCCGGCCTTCGAGGTGGTCGGCGAGGCCGAGAACGGCGCCGACGCGGTCGAGCTCGCCCGCCGGCTGCGCCCCGACGTGGTGGTGATGGACATCCGGATGCCCGTCCTCGACGGCGTCGACGCGACCCGCGAGCTGGCCCGGGTGCTCCCCGACTGCCGGGTCCTCGCGCTCAGCACCTTCGACCTCGACGAGTACGTGGTCGCCGCGCTCCGGGCCGGGGCCTGCGGCTTCCTCCCCAAGGACGTCTCGCCGGAGGAGCTCGCCGCCGCGATCCGCACCGTCCGCACCGGCGAGGCGGTGGTCGCCCCGCGCCTGCTCACCCGCCTGATCTCGGCCTACGTCCGCACCCCCACCGCTCCGGCCCCCGCCGTCGCGCGTCCCGCCGGGGCCGAGCTGACCCCCCGGGAGACCGAGGTGTGGCGGCTGATCGCCACCGGTCTCGACAACGACGTCATCGCCGGGGCCCTCGACCTCAGCCGTTCCACCGTCAAGAACCACATCACCTCGCTCTTCGCGAAGCTCGACGTCCGCGACCGGGCCCAGGCCGTCATCGCCGCCTACGAATCCGGCCTGGTGGCCGCCGGGAGCCCGGGTGGTGCGTGA
- a CDS encoding histidine kinase → MARPQQHPDTAAARDGAAARDGVPWTRTDALVAVAAGLADAVSTLLFTAADGRQGSGLPGFLLGLLAALPLLFRHSRPLPALAVSTVLVAAADLCGPGQPHFGVVLAIAVYSVARVSSPARTAAAVLATSVTIVLGQGHFRVPPWDVAVSAPASALLVAVGGLAVARWQREVTANRQLLADRAVAEERRRIARELHDVVAHHITTMQLMAGGARANLADPEVVRDALVTLESSGRLALREMRQLLDVLRAGDEPDAVPPAPQPGTDDLPRLLAESRLAGLPAELTVHGEVRPLPPALGLTVFRIVQEALTNTRKHAGPTRATVRLTYRPDLLTVHVRDHGPTAAHPPAERGGHGLIGMRERTALHGGTLTATPHPDGGFAVHAELPLPTEEPPTAPAELPSLTGGSADSVAELPSAASESAAPPTEFPSPLGESTAPPTELASSTGESAALVAELPFSASGFESLLADPPHGSGEPLARPAELPFPAAESAALPIELPSPARESATLPTEALR, encoded by the coding sequence ATGGCACGACCGCAGCAGCACCCGGACACCGCGGCGGCGCGGGACGGCGCGGCGGCGCGGGACGGCGTGCCGTGGACCCGGACCGACGCCCTGGTGGCGGTGGCGGCGGGCCTGGCCGACGCGGTCTCCACCCTGCTGTTCACCGCGGCGGACGGTCGACAGGGGTCCGGCCTGCCCGGGTTCCTGCTCGGACTGCTGGCCGCCCTGCCGCTGCTCTTCCGGCACAGCCGCCCGCTCCCGGCGCTCGCCGTGTCGACGGTGCTGGTCGCCGCCGCCGACCTGTGCGGCCCCGGGCAGCCGCACTTCGGGGTGGTCCTGGCGATCGCGGTGTACTCGGTGGCCCGGGTGAGCAGCCCCGCCAGGACCGCCGCGGCCGTCCTGGCCACCTCGGTGACCATCGTCCTCGGCCAGGGCCACTTCCGGGTGCCGCCCTGGGACGTGGCGGTGTCCGCCCCGGCCTCCGCGCTGCTGGTCGCCGTCGGCGGTCTCGCGGTGGCCCGCTGGCAGCGCGAGGTGACGGCCAACCGGCAGCTGCTCGCCGACCGCGCGGTGGCCGAGGAGCGCCGCCGGATCGCCCGGGAGCTGCACGACGTGGTCGCCCACCACATCACCACCATGCAGCTGATGGCCGGTGGCGCCCGCGCCAACCTCGCCGACCCCGAGGTGGTCCGGGACGCCCTGGTCACCCTGGAGTCCTCCGGCCGCCTCGCGCTGCGCGAGATGCGCCAACTCCTGGACGTGCTGCGGGCCGGCGACGAACCGGACGCCGTCCCGCCCGCCCCGCAGCCCGGCACCGACGACCTGCCCCGACTGCTCGCGGAGTCCCGGCTGGCCGGCCTGCCCGCCGAACTCACCGTGCACGGCGAGGTCCGCCCGCTGCCGCCCGCCCTCGGCCTGACGGTGTTCCGGATCGTCCAGGAAGCCCTGACCAACACCCGCAAGCACGCCGGCCCGACCCGCGCCACCGTCCGCCTGACCTACCGCCCCGACCTGCTCACCGTCCACGTCCGCGACCACGGCCCCACCGCCGCCCACCCCCCGGCCGAACGCGGCGGACACGGCCTGATCGGCATGCGCGAACGCACCGCCCTCCACGGCGGCACCCTCACCGCCACCCCCCACCCCGACGGCGGCTTCGCCGTCCACGCCGAACTGCCCCTGCCCACCGAGGAACCGCCCACCGCACCCGCCGAACTCCCTTCCCTCACAGGCGGATCCGCCGATTCGGTCGCCGAACTCCCTTCTGCCGCCAGCGAGTCCGCTGCCCCTCCCACCGAATTCCCCTCTCCCCTCGGTGAGTCCACCGCTCCACCCACCGAACTCGCTTCCTCCACCGGCGAGTCGGCCGCTCTTGTCGCCGAACTCCCCTTCTCTGCCAGTGGATTTGAATCCCTTCTCGCCGATCCACCCCATGGGAGCGGTGAGCCGCTTGCCCGGCCCGCCGAACTCCCTTTCCCGGCGGCCGAATCCGCTGCTCTGCCCATCGAACTCCCTTCCCCCGCCCGCGAGTCCGCCACACTCCCCACGGAGGCCCTCCGATGA